Genomic DNA from Oncorhynchus tshawytscha isolate Ot180627B linkage group LG04, Otsh_v2.0, whole genome shotgun sequence:
CTGTGTTTTGTGTACTTCAGAAGGTAGGAGGACTAGTCACGCTGATGGTTGGGGTGGAAtaagtgtttgtctgtgtttctctctgcagGGTACCTTGGGCTGTATGTGGTGTATGTGGTAACAGTCATTGTGAGTGCCTACATCTATAGTCATCAGAAACACTCAGCAACTAGAAGTTCCACCCAGAGCTCAACACACGCACCAGCTGACACACACGTaccaggtgacacacacacacacactaaactgtATTATCCATTCAAAGTCCTATTTACCCTAACCCTTAagcctaacccttaccataactgTATCCCTAACCCAaatgctaaccctaacctgtagccctaaccctaacctatccCATAAGCTTAAAATAGCCTGTGTACTCATGGGGACGTGGGGAATGTTCCCCAGagggagaattttccttgttttactaaccttgtggggactttgggggatttttaggtccccacaagtatagcagaactaacacacacatacacacacctacaccctgTGTGTCTGACAGTTGATTCTCTCTGCAGAGCTCCAGACGTCTGAGTCAGACCAGGCTCCTCTTTTATCTAATGGCAGCATCCAGGAGGGCTATGGTAACAACCACAGTCACTGTGCACATTCCACTAAGTTATACCTCTGGGGTGTGCTACGAGAACCAATTcagtcgagtgtgtgtgtgtgtgcgtgtatagatAGTGAGTACCGTCCCCTGCTCCCCTACTGTGAGTCGACCAGTTCCATCCTGCTGAATTCTCTAAACCCGGTGGACAGCAGGACCTGGAGGAGGAAGACCTGGCGCTGGAGGACTGTGAAAATActgaaggtgtgtgtgcatgaatgTATGTGTGCGATTTGCTGGTTGCAGATCTGAATGTGTGTTTTTGCACTTTTCATTTGCAGATCTGTAGGAATTAGGGTTAAGGGTAAGGGGAATGGACAAGGGTTGGAAACAGAGCTAGAGCTTGACAAGAGCatcagtgtgtgtttgagtgcgaGTGGTTTGCTGAGCTGCAGTCCCCCCCATAGATGCCACTggagttgctgctgctgttgactGTTCCAGTGGTGGATCCTGACAAAGAAGACAGGAACTGGAGAAGACCATTAAACTGCCTCCACCTTGTCACTGCGCCGCTGGTTTGTGTGCTCACCTTCAGCTCCGGAGAGTGTGAGTTTGCATGCCTGTGTGGGGTCAAAGAACCttcatctctattcctctccagAGGAAGTGTGTTAACTGACTGgactggtgttctctctctctgtagacggTTTGTATCTGATCGAGGGTCAGTTTCCTGTCTGGGCGTTGACGTTGCTCTttggcctcttcctctctgccataGTCTTCCTCACCACTTCTAATGACCAGCCACCGGCATACCACTTAGTAAGACACACAGACTCATTCATTCACTCTGTCACTGTTTTTGTTTCTGCTAGGTGTTGTGGTGTTTGtataatgtgtgtttttttttttcaataggtGTTCTCTCTGTTGGGCTTTGTGGTGAGTGCGATGTGGATCAGTGCTGCAGCCTCGGAGGTGGTCAGTATCCTGCACATGCTCGGTGTGGTCCTTAGTCTTTCCAACAATTTACTGGGTCTCACACTGCTGGCCTGGGGAAATAGCATTgggggtgagacacacacacactgcggttACCGCTGCCCTCACCTACTAAATATACAAAAGATATACAAAAGACAAACAGACTGCTTACTTATTGTGGTGTTGAATCTGTTTGTTTCGGTTCCTAGATTGTTTTTCTGACATCACCATCGCTCGCCAGGGCTACCCACGGATGGCATTATCAGCCTGCTTTGGGGGAATCATCTTTAGTATCCTTTTGTGTGTCTGCTGTGCAAGTTaaaagtgagtgtgtgtatgtctgctgGATGTGTTTGTGCAAGTTAaaagcgagtgtgtgtgtgtctgctggatGTGTTTGTGCAAGTTTaaagcgagtgtgtgtgtgtctgctggatgtgtgtttgtgcaagttaaaagcgagtgtgtgtgtgtctgctggatGTGTTTGTGCAAGTtaaaagtgagtgtgtgtgtgtctgctggatGTGTTTGTGCAAGTTTaaagcgagtgtgtgtgtgtctgctggatgtgtgtttgtgcaagTTAAAAGcgagtgcgtgtgtgtctgctaCGTGTAGGTCTATGCTGTCATTTGTGCATCATGTTTCTGCCCTTGATCATGTTCCTTTCAGACATGCTGATTGGAGTGGGCATTGGCTGTCTGATACAGATGTTTAACAACGAACCAGTGGTGACGGTACGTCTGCTCTTAGCTTCAGTACCATTCACCTCATAtaggaacaaaaatataaacgcaacaatttctaaTATTTGACTGAGttcttacagttcatataaggaaatcagtaaattgaaataaattaattaggccataatctatggatttcacatgactgggaatacagatatgcatctgttggtcacagatacctttaaaaaaacagtcagtatctggtgtgatcaccatttgcctcatacagcacgacacatctcattcgtgtagagttgatcaggctgttgattgtggaatgttgtcccactcctattcaatggctgtgcgaagttgctggatattggcaggaactggaacacgctgtcgtacatgccgacccagagcatcccaaacatgctcaatggctgacatgtctgatgagtatgcaggccatggaagaactgggacattttcagcttccaggaattgtgtacagatccttgggaCATggagccgtgcattatcatgctgaaacatgagcagtggaggctgctgaggggagaacggcacATAATAATGGCCAGAAGGGAGCAAatggataccattccactgattccgcaccagtcattaccacgagcccattccccaattaaggtgccacgaACATCCTgtgaacatgaggtgatggcggcggatgaatggcatggcaatgggcctcaggatctcgtcagagtatgtctgtgcattcaaatgaccatcaataaaatgcaattatgttcgttgtctgcccataccataaccccaccatcgaGCACCCTGTTCACAATGTatacatcagcaaaccgctcgcccacacgccgccatacacgtggtctgcggttgaggcCAGTTGGCCAAATTCCCTAAAACAACGTCggagacggcttatggtagagaaattaacattaaagtctctggcaacagctctggtggacattcctgcagtcagcatgccgattgcacactccctcaaaacttgaaatatctgtggcattgtggtttgtgacaaaactgcacattttagtggccttttattgtccccagcacaaggtgcaccgtgtaatgatcatgctgtttaatcagattcatGATataccacatctgtcaggtggatggattatcttggcaaaggagaaatgttgagtaacagggatgtaaacaaatttgtgcaaaaaaaTGTGAGCAAAATTAGTACGTATGAAATTTTTTGGGGATCTTTtagttcagctcatgaaacattggacaaacattacatattgcttttatttttgttatattcttgttcagtgtatatatacacagtaccagtcaaaagtttggacacacctacccatttaAGGAGTTTTCTttcatttgactattttctacactgtagaacaatagtgaagacatcaaaactatgaaataacacatatggaatcatgttgtaaccaaaaaagtgttaaactaatcaaaatatattttagattcttcaaagtagccatcctttgccttgatgacagttttgcacactcttggaattttctcaaccagcttcacctggaatgcttttccaacagtctagaaggattttccacatatgctgagcagttgttggctgcttttcattcactcttcggtccaactcatcccaaaccatttcatttgggttgaggtagggtgattgtggaggccaggtcatctgatacagcactccatcattctccttggtcaaataaccctaacacagcctgtaggtgtgttgggtcattgtcctgttaaaaaacaaatgatagtgggaccaagcgcaaaccagatgggatggcgtatcgctgcagaatgctgtggtagccatgctggttaagtgtgccttgaattctaaataaatcactgacagtgtcaccagcaaagcatccccacaccttcacacctcctccttgcttcacggtgggaaccacacattcgtagatcatccgttcacctactgcGTCTCTCAAAGACACAGTCTTTCGAACCTAAAatctaaaatacagtgccttgcgaaagtattcggcccccttgaactttgcgaccttttaccacatttcaggcttcaaacataaagatataaaactgtatttttttgtgaagaatcaacaacaagagggagacaatcatgaagtggaacgacatttgttggatatttcaaacttttttaagaaatcaaaaacggaaaaattgggcgtgcaaaattattcagcccctttactttcagtgcagcaaactctctccagaagttcagtaaggatctctgaatgatccaatgttgacctaaaggtcgcaaagttcaagggggccgaatactttcgcaaggcactgtatgtactcatcagaccaaattacagatttccacctgtctacagtctcctctgaacagttgatgttgagatgtgtctgttacttgaactctgaagcatttatttgggctgcaatttctgaggctggtaactaatgaacttgtcctctgcagcagaggtaactctgggtcttcctttcctgtggctgtcctcaaattttccagattgtctgaccttcatgtcttaaagtaatgatcgactgtcgtttctctttgcttatttgatttttttcttgccataatgtgttaccaaatagggctatcttctgtataccacctctaccttgtcacagcacaactgtttggctcaagtgccttaacttcttggatataggtggcgttcttttaatttatggataaaaaaacgtccCCGTTTTAAgagcaatattttgtcacgaaaagatgctcgactatgcatataattggcagctttggaaagaaaacactctaaggtttccaaaactgcaaagatattatctgtgagtgccacagaactcatgctacaggcgaaaccaagatgaaacttcaaccaggaaatgggcagaatttttgaagctctgttttccattgtctccttatatggctgtgaatgcgccgggaatgagcctgccctttctatcgtttctccaaggtgtctgcagcattgtgacgtatttgtaggcatatcattggaagattggccataagagactacatttaccaggggtccgcccggtatcctttgtctaaattggtgcgtaatctacaagctgcacacagtcatccagtgattgagaggagagaggaggctttcaacgaacgatatatcatgaagagatatgtgaaaaacaccttgaggattgattctaaacaacgtttaccatgtttcagtcgatattatggagttaatttggaaaaaagttcggcgttttgaagactgaatttttgtttttttttggtagccaaacgtgacgcaccaaacggagcaatttctcctaaacaaataatctttcaggaaaaactgagcatttgctatctaactgagagtctcctcattgaaaacatctgaagttcttcaaaggtaatgattttatttgaatgattttctggtttttgtgaaaatgttgtctgctgatgctaacgctaaatgctacgctagccgcgctagctgttacacaaatgcttattttgcaatggttgagaagcatattttgaaaatctgagatgacagtgttgttaacaaaaggctaagcttgagagctagcatattaatttcatttcatttgcgattttcatgaatagttaacgttgtgttatgctaataagctgcggggataattacactcctggatacaggtttttttcgtagctaaacgtgacgcaccaaacggagcgatttctcctaaacaaataatctttcaggaaaaactgagcatttgctatctaactgagagtctcctcattgaaaacatctgaagttgttcaaaggtaatgattttatttgaatgattttctgttttttgtgaaaatgttgcctgctaatgctgatgctaaatgctacgctagctgcgctagctgttacacaaatgcttgttttgctatggttgagaagcatagtttgaaaatctgagatgacagtgttgttaaaaggcttaagcttgagagctagcatattaatttaatttcatttgcgattttcatgaatagttaacgttgcgttatggtaatgagcttgaggctgtattcacgatcccggatccgggatggctcgacgcaagaagttaaggaaAGTAAGAAATTCCACTAACTTTTAACAAGGGACTCctgttaacctgttgcgacgagcaatcccatatccgggatcctatttatagcctcaagctcattaccataacgcaacgttaattgaaatgcatttcaggtgactacctcatgcagctggttgagagaatgccaagagtgtgcaaagctgtcatcaaggcaaagggtgtctactttgaagaatctcaaatataaaatatattttgatttgttttacactttttttggttactacataattccatgtgttatttcatagttttgatgtattcactattattctacgatgtagaaaatacaaataaagaaaaacccttgaatgagtaggtgtgtccaaacttttgactggtactgtatataagcTGTTTGTAACTGTCTGAAATAAGCATTTTGTAGAGGTAGTGACCAGAGAATTGAATTGGACTGGTACTCCCCTCTTGCAACAGCTTGATTTTATTTGTGTGTTAAAATGTGCCAAAGGTTAGTTTCTCATTTAttttctccaccccccctctcgcTCTAACCCCCACCCCTTTACACCACCCAGTTGGAACCAGAGGGTTTGTTGACCTGGGTTCTAGCAggttctctgggtctctctctggtcttctcctTCATCCTAGTTCCTCTGCGTTGTTTCCACCTGGGCCGGGCCTATGGAATCTTCCTCCTGCTCTTCTATGCAGTCTTCCTCCTGGTTGCGCTGCTCACAGAGTTCGGCTTTATCCACACCTGAAGCCTGTACGAGATGGTTTGGACCAGTCTGATAGAGCCATCTGTGAATACTGACCAGACGGGTTCGAGACCTGAGAGACTTTCCTCTTCCTGGGAGAGATGGAGTCACAGCCAATCACACTGTGCCTTAACGGAGTTGGAACCAATCAGACTGTGATTTAACTTTTGTCTGTTTACACTgactatattttttatatttagaTCGCCATTAGCTGTTACATAAGGACCAGCTTCTCTtactggggtccacacaaaacaattacacacatatacagaaaTAACAGTAACACACAGTTTTAAAGTAACCCATGTACTGACAAGGAgtaaaaaaaattttaaaaaaatgcaGTAGCACTTTAAGGGAATTTTCTCCTTTAAATCAATGTGAATGTAGTGTCTTGTAGTGAGAAAAACTGCCGTCTGGAATGGTTGATGTGAGTCAATTGTATAAAATGTGCTCTTTTGTGGGCCTCCCGAGTGACACAGTAGTGCTacctgtgccactagagattctgggttcgagtccagttTCTTTCGCAGTCGGCCACAACCcgagagacccatggggcggtgcacaattggcagggatgtccttgtcccaccgcgcaccagtgactcctgtcgCAGGACGGGCGCAGTGCACACGGAGAAGGTccccaggtgtacagtgtttcctctgacacattggtgtggctggcttccgggttaagtgggcattattgtgtcaagaaacagtgcagtttggtcgtgtttcagaggacgcactgttctcgaccttcgcctctcctgagtccgtacgggagttacagcgatgagacaagactaaacTACCAATTgggaaaatatactttttttttttttttctcccttcttttaaaaaaaaataaaatgctaTTTGCAACACATTATCGATCATTTTGATTTCCTACTGAATTTTAAATAATATGGCTTAGAAACACCTACAGTGGGGctaaaaaatatttagtcagccaccaattgtgaaagttctcccacttaaaaagatgaggcctgtaattttcatcataggtacacttcaactatgacatgaaatgagaaaaaaatccagaaaatcacattgtaggattttttatgaatttatttgcaaattatggtggaaaataagtatttggtcacctacaaacaagcaagatttctggctctcacagacctgtaacttcttctttaagaggctcctcacaggcttacctgtattaatggcacctgtttgaacttgttatcagtataaaagacacctgtccacaacctcaaacagtcacactccaaactccactatggccaagaccaaagacctgtcaaaggacaccagaaacaaaattgtagacctgcaccaggctgggaagactgaatttgcaataggtaagcagcttggtttgaagaaatcaactgtgggagcaattattaggaaatggaagacataagaccactgataatctccctcgatctggggctccacacaagatctcaccccgtggggtcaaaatgatcacaagaccgGTGAGCataaaatcccagaaccacacggagggacctagtgaatgacctgcagagagctgggaccaaagtaacaaagcctaccatcagtaacacactacgccgccagagactcaaatcctgcagtgccagacgtgtccccctgcttaagccagtacatgtccaggcccgtctgaagtttgctagagagtatttggatgatccagaagaagattgggagaatgtcatatggtcagatgaaaccaaaatataactttttggtaaaaactcaacctGTCGTTTTTGGAGgataaagaatgctgagttgcatccaaagaacaccatacctactgtaaagcatgggggtggaaacatcatgctttggggctgtttttctgcaaagggaccaggacgactgatccgtgtaaaggaaagaatgaatggggccatgtatcgtaagatttgagtgaaaaccttccattagcaagggcattgaagatgaaacgtggctgggtctttcagcatgacaatgatcccaaacacaccgcccgggcaacgaaggagtggcttcgtaagaagcatttcaaggtcctggagtggcctagccagtctccagatctcaaccccatagaaaatcctTGGAgcgagttgaaagtctgtgttgcccagcaacagccccaaaacatcactgatctagaggagatctgcatggaggaatgggccaaaataccagcaacagtgtatgaaaaccttgtgaagacttacagaaaacgtttgacctctgttatataccctttgttggcaatgacaaagtattgagatgaagtatttggtcaataaaagtTTTTTTCCActatcatttgcaaataaattagtaaaaaatcctacaatgtgattttctggattttttttctcattttgtctgtcatataagtgtaactatgatgaaaattacaggcctctctcttcattttaagtgggagaacttgcacaattagtggctgactaaatacttttttgccccactgtatatagttccAACTTCTGAGAAGGGGAACCAATCGTGAAACAGCAAGGCACAGCTATTTAAATCATTTGAAGATGGCCCTAAACAAGCTATTTTATGCAGTTGCATCAAACAATGTTATACATTTTTATCAAGGAATTGTATTATTTTACTACTACAGATGTACGATAGCTATAGAGGTAGTACATTATCGTCCCTGATAGATATTTGCaggtgaaattgttgcatataaAAAGCACCTTTGGTAAAGGATTCTCTTGTTGAagctgtctgggctgtgtgtgtatgcgttaAAGAAGATGATATCAGGGTAAAAAGCACTTATGCATAGACTCATGTCTAGGTTCTGAGATGATGATTATTGTGTATTGTACCCGTTTAAGATATAAATAAAACCATCCAAAATCCTTCCTGTAACATCCACACAGAGAAGATGGTTAAAATACCATAGGTGTCTATAGCCATGTCTCAGGGCTAGTCTGAGCCCTGCCACTTTAAAGCAAAGGTAGCTACACAAATACACTTGGCAAAGTGAACAATGTATTTAAATGATTCCTCATTTAATACACCAAATACATTATAATACACTTACAGAATAACAAGTTATAAAAGTAAAGTCTTCTCTTAGGTTTGTTCAAACGCTGGCTAGGAGATATAGCTGTAGGTTACTGGACATGTGCAGGGGTTTgaggtgtgtgttgggtgggGGGGTGGGCATAGTGGCTGTTGAGGGGGCTTAGCCTAGTGCTGGCAGACGGGGCGGGATCGTGTGAGTTTGTACGTATCTACAGGCAGCCTGGTATTCACCTACAGGTATGTGTCCTTTCACTGTCCAGACGTGTGTCCTCTCTGTGGTGAGCAGTGAAGAAGAGCAGTGTGAAATTCCAAATTCTAGTGACTCCTCGTACTCTGGTGTTGGCCTTGAACATTAGCTCTGTCTCACAGCTAGAGGGCCTAACTCTGACCCTTAAAAACACAGCCCGATGCTCTGCTTCAACTGTCAATGCATCAGCAGACTAAGGTCCtgtcagggttggggttagatAAAGCTGTTAAACCTGTTTGAACACAGATCCATTCAGATAGAGAACATGATTCATATCAACATAAATCCCTGCTGCATCTCAACAGGTCCAGGATCCAGGCTCTAGTTCAGTGACACCTTCACATCTGTCCACATTACAACTGTCCGACCAAGCTGCTAGAGTACACTTCCtcaggatgggaggagggggaagaagggaaggagacagacagagacttgAGGGGTTCTCGGTCTTGTCATTGTGGAAGACAATCACCATTAAGTTCACAGTGTGCTCTGTGACATGATGACTGAAgttaaagaggtgtgtgtgtaagagagagagagcgaaacagtgAGTGAGTGTTAGTTAATACTAAGTGGTCCTTGTGAGTTGGGTTgaggttcagggtcagggcagggaggagggattTCCAGCTCTCTTTCTACGAGGCTTCGGTCTGACTGGGGTAGGTTCTCTCTGGAGTACTCAGCATACCactcctgtacacacacaccaataacacATTAATCATACAATTTTTCTTGTCACAGCTGACATCAGAAATATACAAATGTGTAATCCAATTTGCTAGACAGCAGAAGAAGCTGGTAGGAGGCGCTATAGATGGACCTGCTCATTGTAATGGAACAAAGTATATGTTTGATACTggtccattcattccattccagtctTTACACTGAGCCTGTCTTCCTAGTAATCgttccaccagcctcctctgatagaAAAGGCAAGATTAACATCACCTTTGTAGCTAGGTCACGTTAGCTAAAGTC
This window encodes:
- the LOC112248548 gene encoding mitochondrial sodium/calcium exchanger protein, which gives rise to MTSRVVLISVLLLLWCHCRHVLGSGDSGTGIVPSPDRSADGADLLSMGTMVDTHSAMLRQGNTDECDIVMNLSAADRCAFVKATPDCSMEDSFINYLKMAFCLLPPNLTPLTITLCIIWLLILFIVLGLTASKFFCPNLSAISSSLRLTHNVAGVTFLALGNGAPDVFSATVAFSRPHTAGLAIGALFGAGIFVTTVVAGSVSLVKPFTVASRPFLRDVIFYMAAVFWTFIILYRGTISLGETLGYLGLYVVYVVTVIVSAYIYSHQKHSATRSSTQSSTHAPADTHVPELQTSESDQAPLLSNGSIQEGYDSEYRPLLPYCESTSSILLNSLNPVDSRTWRRKTWRWRTVKILKMPLELLLLLTVPVVDPDKEDRNWRRPLNCLHLVTAPLVCVLTFSSGEYGLYLIEGQFPVWALTLLFGLFLSAIVFLTTSNDQPPAYHLVFSLLGFVVSAMWISAAASEVVSILHMLGVVLSLSNNLLGLTLLAWGNSIGDCFSDITIARQGYPRMALSACFGGIIFNMLIGVGIGCLIQMFNNEPVVTLEPEGLLTWVLAGSLGLSLVFSFILVPLRCFHLGRAYGIFLLLFYAVFLLVALLTEFGFIHT